A genomic window from Scomber scombrus chromosome 18, fScoSco1.1, whole genome shotgun sequence includes:
- the kcnt2b gene encoding potassium channel subfamily T member 2 — MVELEKEVLPLPPRYRFRDLLLGDWQTDDRVQVEFYVNENTFKERLKLFFIKNQRSSLRVRMFNFALKVLSCLLYIVRVLLDNPQDKRQDWKLIIWVDRPLPLWALQVLVAFISFSETMLLVYLSYKGNVWEQVLRVPFILEMISAVPFMITVILPSFRNLFIPVFLNCWLAKHALENMINDLHRAIQRTHSAMFNQVVILISTLVCLMFTCICGIQHLERAGNNLTLFDSLYFCVVTFSTVGFGDVTPQIWPSQLLVVIMIFVALIVLPIQFEQLAFLWMERQKSGGNYSRYRAQTEKHVVLCVSCLKIDLLMDFLNEFFAHPRLQDYYVVILCPAEMDVQVRRVLHVPLWAQRVIYLQGSALKDQDLMRAKMDDAEACFILSNRFEVDRIAADHQTILRAWAVKDFAPNCPLYVQILKPENKFHVKFADHVVCEEEFKYAMLALNCVCPGTSTLITLLIHSSRGQEGGACSADQWHRTYRRCSANEVHHIRLEESKFFGEYQGKSFTFASFHAHKKYGVCLIGVRRLDTTNILLNPGPCHIMGASDICFYINISKEENSAFVRGQREPSWGGMGGNARGVHQTIYHGLTRLPVHSIIASMGTVAIDLQDSSDSSPEGQDQGSAGLGSGRGSRSSSRTEMGGANTLALPAMGESAEERRHSIAPVLELVDGVNPTFDLLGDQSEDEGGEEGKEDSDKDESAHWWVKGYPLNSPYIGSSPALCHLLQEKMPFCCLRMDKACHHIPFEDARSYGFKNKLIIVSAESAGNGLYNFIVPLRAYYRPRKELNPIVLLLESVPEADFLEAICWFPMVFYTVGSIDNLDSLLRCGVTFADTMVVVDKESSMIAEEDYMADAKTIVNVQTLFRLFPALSIITELTHPANMRFMQFKVKDHYSLALSKLEKKEREKGSNLVFMFRLPFAAGKVFSVSMLDTLLYQSFVKDYMISITRLLLGLDSMPGSGFLCAMRITEDDLWIRTYGRLYQKLCSSTGDIPIGIYRTEAHKLPVSESQVSITVEDYEDTREPREPLLSRSGTHRNSTSSEPISTSSHTSDHPLLRRKSMQWARRLSRKGGRSSSGAKGAAGSAAERISQQRLTLFRRSERQELNALVRTRMKHLGLSPTGFNGMTDQGNRLSYILINPSPDTRLELHDVVYLIRPDPLSLVPNQGSGRKCSAGLAESHRFDTQDSTHL; from the exons ATGGTCGAACTGGAGAAGGAGGTGCTCCCGCTGCCCCCTCGGTATCGGTTCCGAGACCTGTTGCTCGGGGACTGGCAGACCGACGACAG GGTGCAGGTAGAGTTCTATGTGAATGAGAACACTTTCAAGGAGCGCCTCAAGCTGTTCTTCATCAAAAACCAAAGATCCA GTCTGCGGGTGCGAATGTTCAACTTTGCACTCAAAGTGCTGAGCTGCCTCCTCTACATTGTCAGAGTCCTGTTGGACAATCCGCAAGACAAAAGACAGGACTG GAAACTGATCATCTGGGTGGATAGACCTCTACCGCTGTGGGCACTGCAG GTCCTTGTGGCTTTCATCAGCTTTTCAGAAACTATGTTGCTCGTGTATCTCAGCTACAAG GGCAACGTTTGGGAGCAAGTATTACGTGTCCCCTTCATTCTGGAGATGATCAGCGCCGTTCCCTTCATGATCACT GTGATTCTGCCCTCCTTCAGAAATCTCTTCATCCCTGTATTTCTGAACTGCTGGCTGGCCAAGCACGCTTTGGAGAACATGATA AATGATCTCCACAGAGCAATCCAGCGAACGCACTCAGCCATGTTTAACCAGGTGGTGATACTCATCAGCACACTGGTCTGTCTCATGTTTACGTG CATCTGTGGCATCCAACACCTGGAACGAGCGGGCAACAACCTGACCTTGTTCGACTCGCTCTACTTCTGTGTGGTCACCTTCTCCACGGTGGGCTTTGGAGATGTAACGCCCCAGATCTGGCCCTCACAGCTCCTGGTGGTCATCATGATCTTTGTGGCACTCATCGTGCTTCCCATCCAG TTTGAGCAGCTGGCCTTTCTGTGGATGGAGCGTCAGAAGTCCGGGGGGAACTACAGCCGCTACAGGGCGCAGACGGAGAAACACGTGGTGCTATGTGTCAGCTGTCTCAAGATCGACCTCCTCATGGACTTCCTCAACGAGTTCTTCGCTCATCCCCGACTGCAG gactaCTACGTGGTGATCTTGTGCCCAGCAGAGATGGATGTCCAGGTTAGGAGAGTCCTTCATGTCCCTTTGTGGGCCCAGAGAGTCATCTACCTGCAGGGGTCTGCCCTCAAAGACCAAGACCTGATGAGGGCAAA GATGGACGATGCTGAGGCCTGCTTTATCCTCAGTAACCGGTTTGAAGTGGACCGCATTGCTGCT GATCATCAGACCATCCTCCGAGCCTGGGCAGTGAAAGACTTCGCTCCAAATTGCCCCCTGTACGTCCAGATTCTCAAGCCAGAGAACAAGTTCCACGTCAAATTTGCAG ATCATGTGGTATGTGAGGAAGAGTTTAAGTACGCCATGCTGGCTTTAAACTGTGTGTGCCCTGGTACCTCAACACTCATCACTCTATTGATCCACTCCTCCAGAGGACA ggAAGGCGGTGCCTGCTCAGCGGACCAATGGCACCGAACCTACCGTCGCTGCTCAGCCAATGAGGTGCATCACATCCGCCTGGAGGAGAGTAAATTCTTTGGGGAATACCAGGGCAAGAGTTTCACTTTTGCCTCCTTTCATGCTCACAAAAA GTATGGAGTGTGTTTGATTGGAGTACGCAGACTTGACACCACCAACATCCTGCTGAACCCTGGTCCCTGCCACATCATGGGAGCCTCTGACATATGCTTTTACATCAATATCTCCAAAGAGGAGAACTCAGCATTTGTGAGGGGCCAGCGGGAGCCATCATGGGGCGGCATGGGGGGAAATGCCAGGGGAGTCCACCAAACCATCTACCATGGACTCACCCGCCTGCCAGTGCACAGTATCATCGCCAGCATGG GCACAGTGGCCATTGACCTGCAGGACTCCAGTGACAGCAGCCCAGAAGGCCAGGACCAGGGGAGCGCGGGGTTGGGCAGTGGAAGAGGAAGCCGGAGCAGCTCCAGGACAGAGATGGGAGGCGCTAACACTTTGGCCTTACCTGCCATGGGAGAATCCGCTGAGGAGAGGCGGCACAGCATCGCCCCTGTCTTAGAGTTGGTAGATGGCGTCAACCCCACCTTTGACCTGCTGGGAGACCAATCAGAGgatgagggaggagaggagggcaaGGAGGACAGTGATAAAGATGAGAGCGCCCACTG GTGGGTGAAGGGGTACCCGCTGAACTCTCCGTACATCGGCAGCTCTCCAGCGCTGTGCCACCTTCTTCAGGAAAAGATGCCTTTCTGCTGCCTGCGCATGGACAAG GCTTGTCACCATATCCCTTTTGAGGATGCCCGCTCCTACGGcttcaaaaacaaactgatCATTGTGTCGGCAGAGAGTGCAGGGAACGGTCTATACAACTTCATTGTGCCTCTACGGGCCTACTACCGACCCAGGAAAGAGCTCAACCCCATTGTGCTGCTGTTGGAGAGCGT ACCTGAAGCAGACTTCCTGGAGGCAATCTGTTGGTTCCCTATGGTGTTCTACACAGTGGGCTCCATCGACAA tCTGGACAGTTTGCTGCGATGTGGAGTCACTTTTGCTGACACAATGGTGGTGGTTGACAAGGAGAGCTCCATGATTGCAGAGGAGGACTACATGGCTGACGCAAAGACCATTGTCAACGTCCAGACCCTCTTCAG ACTCTTCCCAGCTCTTAGTATCATCACTGAGCTCACACACCCAGCCAACATGCGCTTTATGCAGTTCAAAGTCAAAGACCACTACtctctggctctgtccaaaCTGGAAAAG aaggaaagggagaaggGGTCCAACTTGGTGTTTATGTTCCGGCTGCCCTTCGCTGCAGGGAAGGTGTTCAGTGTCAGCATGCTGGACACACTCCTCTACCAG TCATTTGTGAAGGACTACATGATCTCCATCACCAGGCTGCTGCTGGGTTTAGATTCCATGCCTGGCTCAGgtttcctctgtgct ATGAGAATCACAGAGGATGACTTGTGGATCCGAACCTACGGCAGGCTCTACCAGAAACTCTGCTCCTCCACAGGAGACATTCCCATAGGCATCTACCGAACTGAAGCCCACAAGCTTCCAGTCTCTGAg TCCCAGGTGTCCATCACAGTGGAAGACTACGAGGACACCAGAGAACCCAGAGAGCCCCTGTTGTCCCGGAGTGGCACTCACCgcaactccacctcctctgAGCCCATCTCAACCTCCTCCCACACCTCTGACCACCCGTTGCTCAGGAGGAAGAGCATGCAGTGGGCACGGCGGCTGAGCAGGAAAGGAGGTCGGAGCTCCAGCGGGGCCAAGGGGGCTGCGGGCAGCGCGGCAGA